TGCTTTGCCACTTTGTAAGCATTTGTTGAGGATGTTTGCAACGGATTCATTAGAATATATTTGTAGATATAAAAGTCTTTCATCTCGGGTTTGAAAACATCTACATAATAAACTAAATTATCATTATTCACAGAGTATAATTTTCTTGTATCGCCTAATGTGTCCAATGTTGCCGAATGATAATACATTTGCGAATTCCAATTATTTAATGCAACGGCAGAAGGAATAAGCGTTTTATTTCTGGTTAAACTATCTAAATCAAATACTTGCCCATATTCATTGGTTGCCGCTATATCTGTGATATGTTCAGAGGAGCCCGAAACAAATAAAGCATCCCAACCTCCTCCCCAGAAAGTAAATGAATTGTTAAAGGCATTGTTTTGCACAGTACGAGTTGTTTTAAACACATTGTCTCTAATCATAAAACCATTCTTATATATTAAATCGTAATATTCTTTGGCTGCATTTTCATAATCACCAGACCATAAATATAAATCTCCCAACAAAAATCGGATAGGAAAATAAGAAAAGTTTGTGTTATAGTCACGGAGCGTTCCTAATTTGGGCTCTTCTACGTCTTTATATGGTTTAATGTCATCTATCAAAATAGGAATAAGTTCTTCCAATGTTTTACCCGGTTGATTTTGAATTGCTTCTGCATCTGGAAGTGTAAGAATAGGTTGTTCATAATACACAGCAGAGCCAAAATTCAATGCCAGTTGCATATAAGTCCAAGCTCTGATAGCTTTACAAGCTGCATATTCTCTTAACATTACTTTCTTGGGTCCTTTTACTATAGAAGTATCTATATTATGGATGATGTAATTGCAATTATTAATAACAGAGTAATAATCTCTGGCGTTTGCATAAGGATTATTAGGTGTAGAAACATTAAAATCGTTTATTTCTTTTAGATATAAACTTGATTTATCTGTTAAATCCATTAAATCTCCTCTTACTTCACCTAAAATTACGTAGCTTTCCGCTAATTTTTCTAACTGTGAAA
The genomic region above belongs to uncultured Paludibacter sp. and contains:
- a CDS encoding conserved exported hypothetical protein (Evidence 4 : Unknown function but conserved in other organisms), translated to MKKINKIITLLFLSSFLFVGCDKLLDVDSDRQVFPDEYQFTSANDTLYSMFGVFSQLEKLAESYVILGEVRGDLMDLTDKSSLYLKEINDFNVSTPNNPYANARDYYSVINNCNYIIHNIDTSIVKGPKKVMLREYAACKAIRAWTYMQLALNFGSAVYYEQPILTLPDAEAIQNQPGKTLEELIPILIDDIKPYKDVEEPKLGTLRDYNTNFSYFPIRFLLGDLYLWSGDYENAAKEYYDLIYKNGFMIRDNVFKTTRTVQNNAFNNSFTFWGGGWDALFVSGSSEHITDIAATNEYGQVFDLDSLTRNKTLIPSAVALNNWNSQMYYHSATLDTLGDTRKLYSVNNDNLVYYVDVFKPEMKDFYIYKYILMNPLQTSSTNAYKVAKQVMVYRVALLYLRYAEALNRLGKINTAFAVLKNGLNNANLFNTRIVPRKELIMGDILTTVIKSKLDPTQDSIKYDTTYVAPSYMDFTSIYFTDNIGIRMRGLGNVDEDTTYYIIPKLNNKTDSILFVEDKIQEELALETAFEGNRFQDLMRFAIHRNDNAYLADKVASKHTVNMATIKSKLMTRQNWYIPKK